Part of the Microbacterium immunditiarum genome is shown below.
TCACCCCGCCCGTGCTGAGAAGCACATCATCGGCTACACGCTGTTCAACGACTGGACCGCGCGTGATCACCAGATGCGCGATTTCGCGCTCGGCATCGGCATGGGCAAGAGCAAGGACGCGGCCACGACGCTCGGACCCGCTCTGATCACGGCCGACGAGCTCGAACCACTCCGCGACGGTGACGGCCGGCTCTCGATCGAGCTCGCGGCATCCGTCAACGGTCGGGAGCTCACGCGCGGAAATCTCGCTCTCATGGACTGGACTTTCGGTGAGCTCCTCGCGTACATCTCGCGCGGGGTCGACCTGGCTCCGGGCGACGTCATCGGTTCGGGTACGGTGCCCGGTGGTTGCCTGCTGGAGCATGTCGACGGCGCGGATCCCGCCGAGTTCACCTGGCTGTCGCCCGGCGATGTCGTGAGCCTGTGGGGCGGGGTGCTGGGCGAAACGAGACAGACGGTGGTCCCCGGCGTCGACGTCACCCCCCTGCGACTGACGTGACGTTCTCCAGCCCATTCCCCCATCCCGAGATCCCCTGTGTGGCTCTCCAGGAGCTTCTCCTGGGCGACTTGGCGGAAGCCGACATCGCCCGGCCGGCCATCGTGGACGGCGGGACGGGCGCAGTCCTGTCGTACGGCGAGCTGGTGGAGAGAATCGCCGCGGCGGCGAGGGCGCTGACAGATCGGGGAGTGGCCGCCGG
Proteins encoded:
- a CDS encoding fumarylacetoacetate hydrolase family protein produces the protein MRWVTYDGGDGVRTGIVDEDSIRGLGPGVDLLSLVELGASGLAEAGASARRSPHEVRRLEDVRLLAPLPRPTSMRDGLCFLDHLRNARRALRMPGDIDPAWLDGPGFYFTNAGAVLGPYDDVAIAAGSRMFDLELEVGAVIGAGGRDLHPARAEKHIIGYTLFNDWTARDHQMRDFALGIGMGKSKDAATTLGPALITADELEPLRDGDGRLSIELAASVNGRELTRGNLALMDWTFGELLAYISRGVDLAPGDVIGSGTVPGGCLLEHVDGADPAEFTWLSPGDVVSLWGGVLGETRQTVVPGVDVTPLRLT